aatgtgcgtcgactataccgacttgaataaggcatgtcctaaggacccttatcccctaccgagtattgataccctggtggactccagctcggggtaccaatacttatcgttcatggacgcctactcgggatataaccaaatcccgatgcatgaacccgaccaggagaaaacatcgttcatcacaccaagagccaactattgctacgtggtcatgccattcgggctcaagaatgcaggagccacgtatcaaaggctgatgaacaaagtgttttCCCCCCATCTAGGGACCCTAATGgaggtatacgtcgacgacatgttagtaaaaaccaagcaagaagtcgacctcttaaccgacctctcacaagtcttcaacactataaggttgcatgggatgaggctaaatcccgcaaaatgcgccttcgcggtagaagcaggaaaatttctaggatttatgctaacacaaagagggattgaagccaatcccgacaaatgcagagccatcctagaaatgaaaagcccgacttgtttgagagaggtccaacagctcaatggccgacttgcagccctctccagatttttggcggGATCGGCACTGAAGtcccttccactattttcttTATTGAGGAAGGGATGCCAATTTGAATGGACTtcggaatgcgaggaggcgttccaggagttcaaaagattcctaagccaacctcctatcttgACCCGACCAGTAccaggaaaagacctcgtcctgtACCTATCCGTGGCAAACagggctgtctcatcagccctGATCAGAGAAGATGAGGTCGGGCAGCACCCGGTCTACTTTATCAGTAAGgtcctacaaggccctgaactaaggtaccacaaactagagaagtttgtctactccttagtgatagcctcacgaaggctacgaccttactttcaggctcacacaataagagtccgtacgaaccaacccatgaagcaaatcctctagaagacggatgttgcagggagaatggttcaatgggcgatcgagctctccgagtttgatctgagatacgaaactcggacagcaattaaagcccaatgcctcgccgacttcattgcagaatatgcCGGTAAACAAGAGGAAAAGCCGACTACATGGGAGCTCTATGTAGACGGGTCCTCCAACAAGACAGGGAGCGGCGcgggcataatattggtagatggaaaaggaacccagatagaggtctccttaaaattcgaatttccggcttcaaataatcaggcagaatatgaagccttgattgccggATTAAAGTTAGCAGAAGAAGTTGGCGCCACAAAGGTGATGGTCTATAGCGGCTCACAGGTGGTGACTTCCCAAATAAgcggagaatatcaggcaaaggatCCCAATATGGAGAGGTACTTAGAAAAAACCTTGGAGCACCTTGGGCACTTTGcggaaaccgaggtcaaacacataactcgggatctaaatagcagagcggatgccctatccaagttggcaagtaccaaaccaggaggaaacaacagaagcctgatccaagaaactctccaagagccctcggtgtcaaaaataaagaatgaacAAAAGGTGCTTGAAGTagtcggattaaacctcggatggatgaatcctttagtcgaatacctgaaattcgacatcctccccaaggaggagaaagaagctaaaaggatccgaagggaagcacaacattatactttggtaagaaatgtcctttacagaagaggaatatcaacaccattgctaaagtgcgtaccgacctcaagaaccaccgaggtgttggaagaggtacatagtgggatctgcggaaaccatctcggagcaaggtcgctGGCCAGAAAAAtaatccgagcaggattctattggccgaccttgcagaaagatgccacagactttgtgaaaaaatgccaaccatgccagatgcatgcGAATTTTCACgtagctccaccagaagagcttaTCAGTATCACTTCCCCCtggcctttcgcaaaatggggaatggatttgttaggtccttttccccaagcgccaggacaaatCAGGtacttgatcgtgggaatagattacttcacaaagtggatagaagcagaaccattagccactatcaccgctcaaagaagtcgccggttcctctacaaaaacatcatcacaaggtatggaataccttattccatcaccacagataatggaacccaattcaccgacgccaccttcagaagtctggtagccagtatgaaaatcaaacatcaattcacctcggtagaacacccacaagccaacgggcaagccgaggcagctaacaaagtcatactggcaggactgAAGAAGAGATTacaggaagcaaagggagcttgggctgacgAGCTCCCCcaagtgctatgggcttataggacaaccccccaatccgccacaggagaaacgcccttccgactagtctacgacgtagaagccatgattccaatagaaatcaatgagcaaagcccaagggtaattctccatgatgaggtcggaaatatacaggggcacaaagaggagctcgacttgctccccgaggtccgagaaggTGCCCAAATAAGAGAAGCGGCAttaaagcaaaggatgactactagatacaacaagaaagtcattcgaagagctTTTGTCCTGGATGATCTGGTCCtcatcagaaacgacattggagtcaacaaatcaggagaaggaaagctcgccgcaaattggaaagggccatacaaaatcaaggaagtgttagggaaaggttattataaaaTAACCGACCTAGACGGCActgagctaccaaggtcgtggcatgcttgtaatatgaaaaggtactacagttagaagtgaactctactccctgatgtactcttttcccagcttcatgattttttcccaaaaaagggttttttctggagaggggtttttaacgaggcatcatagtagaggctaagggaaaacaTACTGTCAAGACCCTTGGTAGCAAAAAGGTACCttcccaattaataaagatctcttTTACAATATCTCTCTTAATATCCtcctttattttttataagtctttctacgaaacgcgccgacttaagctcgacaaaatgtGAAAATTCCATGAACCAACCTAACATGGTCGTCAGGatgaaacgacgaggtacaagtcggcgtaaagaggttatatGAGTTGATCGTATTAAACTCGGGAATTATCCGATTCTTAAGTCGAAAGGAAATCCGAGTAAGACAAACTCGAAAGAGCTCCGAGTAGAGGAAAAacgcatcacaaaaataacctaagtcataaaaactcactaaagcaaagttgagtataaaggaTAACAAAAGAGATAGGAAAAACCTGAAAAAGCTTAAAGGTCGCATACAAGCCTTTGCACGAAAAAGGCTCGAGAAAACAATGCAAGCTAACAAAAGGTTTTTTCCGAAAAGATCAAACATATCCAAAACAGAAAAGCATGTGCACGCATAAGGTaaattaaacccttatccaaaaaagggcatttattttgtttaaaacccttatccaaaaaagggcacgGACAGGAAtatttttgtttacggccttaaaaggccagaaGGAAATTGTTCACAACCACCAACAAATAAATagaagtttaaaaaaggggggacccacaggccgggcccccatatagccataaaaaataatagaagtcaTTTTTTGATCGGAGCAGAGGAATCACCACCACCAGGGGAAGCGCCACCAGGACCGGGAGGAGGAGCCGAAGAGGAAGTCGGGGCAAGGATTGAAGAACTCGGAGCATCTTTggaacgaggaggagactcaataatcctctgTCCCCGAGTCTTTAGGTCTGACTCGGAAACGACCTCGGGGGCAGGAGGatcaacaatggcaccatcaataacCACTTTGTCAGGATGTAGTGGAGAAAGGTCCAGGTCGGGGGCTATAACCCTGACCTGCTCCAAGAAAattctccaagactcctcggcgccCTCGGCGATAGAATCCTCCAACTCGGCGTATGCGTTCCGGGAATTCAGCAAGTCCTTCCTCACAGCAACAATATCTTGAAAAAGACTGTGATAGCTCTCTTGCGCTGTTTTCCTCAAATTTGCCTCCAAGGTGCATTGGGCCCGCAGCTTACCCTCCTCCTCCTTAGGGTGATCCCTCTCCTTCCTCAGtctatctctctcctccttcaattctttctcatgtttttcataaatgaGAAGTCTCCCCTCCAACTCCTCAACCCTCGAGGATGCCCCCAAAGAGCTGAGGGGAGCCTTCTCAAAAATGTCCAAGAGTTTGTTACAAACACCCGCTGTCCTAAAACTCTCCTCGGCCATGGCGGTGAGgtggtttcgaacagaaacatcatccatacttataaaaggatagatgttctttcggacgaatgccaaagcatccgccttaaccccgCCATCAAaagaagaagagccagactctgaagtcttgcgcttcttcttctcgggCTCGGAGTTGAGTTTGGGCAGAAGGGGGTGGTCGGGGCAAACTTGAGGAAGAAATGACAAGGGGTTGAGAGGGAGTACCCACATtcttaggaggaggaggaggaggtggagagATGACCGTCTTGGCCCTAGCCCGGGACTTTGCCTTAGCCTCCTGGACCCTTTGGTAGGCCTCCTGAGCGTTCCTTTTTGCCATATCTACAAAAGAAGCAACCAAGTTACAAGTCGGTAAAATACAAGTCGGCGGGAACAACTCGGAAATAAGAAATGCATGCGCTACCTATGCAAGATTGAACAAAAGTCGACGTCCCCTGAAGGATTTTCCTCGTATctaagtatggggccctcccccacgcttctcggaaaaatcccacaatggccgcctccacctcgtctAGGTCATCTAGACCAATCTTTTCGCAAGGGGAGGCCGGCAACCAGTAAAGGGGAAAGCGAGGGGAGGAATGCtcgtccagaaaaaaggggtggtgaccctctacggcttgaactttgaaaaagaagtttttgaagtcgtgaaaagattcatcaaaaagggtgaaaatcctccgaccttgaatagctcggaaggatacccattgctgtttgttgtttagcccactaaagggcttagtcatatgaaaaagataaaagaaaattctCAAGGAAGTCGGAAAGTCCAGAGCGTGGCTGATAAATTGATAAatcttcaaaaaaccccaagaattggggtgaagttgagtaggGGCAACTCTACAGTGATGCAAAACAGATATCTCGAAATCGGAGaagggaagaaaaacacccaaacgggtgatcatacattcatacataaagaaaaaatgaggggccgcctcattctCCCTCCCAAAACagacccggtcttcaggacccgggatTATCAGTTCATATCTTGGCTCGTCCTCCTCCGAAGTACAGAGCCTGTGATGAGTACGAAGATGAGTAATGAACTCAGCATCGACCAACGGTTCCTCCCCAAGAACCGTAAcgtcaacccactgagaaagaatgtctacagaagccattttttatataaagaaaaagtGGCAGAgacctacaaaaaggaaaaagaaaaagaaaaataaaaaaacagggCCCCTAAAGAGGAGAGACATGAAGCTAGAATCTACAGGACAACCTATCCACTCGCAAAACAAAACATGCAAACATAAAGCATGACATGAAAAAACAaaactaacctttatccgaaaATGAAGGTTGGAGAAGAACAGAAGTCTTCGAACGCAAGAATGCAGCACGAACAAGATAAGGagaagtttgaaagattgcagaaacggaaaatagaaagagagggaaagtatttataaatacacctaggggcataatggtaaaaacggagcagtcattaatgagattgcaccgttaccaaagccctcAACACTTccccaacggacacgacgcttgaactgacgtaactgtcagaaacaaaaggtcgcgaaaatcacgtcggtttctaAGACCCACGTTTTCTTCAAACAAGTCGACTATGCACCCGAGTTGAATACTTGAACCCAaactttaaagaaaatttgggctcaagtaggggcactgttcataccctgacccaacgataaaggcccaggtccaaataaaaggcctaacCTGAAGGGTTACGCCTAGACAAAtaccgaccttcacataagaagtcggtatcaaccacgaccTGATCTGAAGAAGTCGGGCaagagattagctggcagataaacactcattcaaatgagtaaccgccccgaaaatctctctaaccacttcatgaagccgtatcttaacctccccaagataatggggACGGTTAGCACCCTAAAAATAcggcactacaccaacggtggttattggctcaccactataaataccctgacacccctcaggtatctctaagcccaatactctctagacctgcttacacccttgctaacttaggcatcggagtgtctttgcaggtaccaccccccattcacacgcgagcacaagtcggacggaacCTCCCGAGCTGCGTACCTACCCGGAGTTCTCATCCATCGCACACTTGGGCCGCCAAACGCCATCCGtcgtattaatctccggttacctaccgtaacaaTAATAATAGCAATAATATGAGTTTATCTATTTTGGgtatatgttaaatttttataatttaaattttttattaaaaatattaaaaattttaaatttttaatatatttattttatatatttaaaaatttttaaattaataataaatttgtcATATACTTTTAGGATACATGTTAGCAAAAtcctactaataataataataatgataatgtgATGCACAAATCGGATGAATAGAAGAACCAATAGTTCAATACCAATTGTTCTCTCTTTAGGTTTCTTAgctttatttttataaaagtgaAAGCAAAGTGAATCCGAAAAAGGTTTTACTGTTTTAGTAACATTTAATTAATCACTAAGCAAAGAAATGCATGCATTATTTACTGCCGTGGATGTTATATTTGTTAACCAGACTGCTTAATTTCATGAATTGCCACTCTTTAAGCTCATATTAAATCTTATTAAATGATATGAATGACAATTAATTGCCAAGTGATTACACATTCGGTGTTTTGTGTAATCAGTACAGCGAATGTGTGGGAGAATTAACTATGAATTTGGTCACACAATAATCAATGTTTGGTTTTGTTATTATGTGGGTATGTTCCTCACACAGCTCAGGTTGAGACAGGTTCCGAGCGCACCGTTTATGACTTTAAAACTCTTCCTTTCTGGCGCGTGAATTGGCAACTCTATCTGACATCTTGTCGCCACTCTTACAAAATTGTCGGTGCCTCTAAATCTAAGTGTAACACATCCGGGATTCAGAGCATTGTATTTTGGTAGTTGGCACTTGAAATTTGTTATAAACAATgtcaataagaaaataaaaatattaatatagaaaaattttcaaatgtaCCGTCATACAGTTGTTTCAGTGATttttaaccgttaattttaattataaaaatatatatagtatatataattaagatcaacggttaaaaatcacTGATACACCAATATGACGGTACACTTAAAAATCTTTCATTACTATATAATTTAAAGGTACGAAGATATATCATAGAACCCATTCAGAGCACAATTATAGAAGTGTAAATAAATTGTAACCCCATgaccaaaacataaaaaaaataaatttgtgacCCTATCAAATGTACTCCCACACGACTTTGCTATGAGAAAAAAGATTAAAGATATCGTCAGGACTCTGAAATCGGTGTCATTGGTTATTTGTTTTCCTTCTCATTATTCAATGGACGCTTCAAATTGGTTTTGAAATGGGTATGTTCATGAAGAAACTAGGGAAAAGAGAGCCTATATAATTGGAGGCGATTCTTTGCGTAATGCGTAGCTTCTGTGTCTTGCGAGAATATCTGTGGATTGGTTCCTAATGGAATGCTTAGAAtatatgattaattgattatatatagaTAAACTGAATACCAACTACGCAGACTTTCGTGATTTTATGACTTGCAACAACTAATGAATGATTTGGATAACTTCATTAACAGATACTCAACCATTATTATAGAAGAAAAAGGAAGTCAGTGAACTATTTGGATGGGATTACATACATAATATCAAGTTTTGATCCACtcaattcattaatccaattaggcAAGTTCTAATGACAGGTTGAAAGTTTCCCTATCAAACACATCAGAAAATACTCGTGATTAATAAAGTTTAAGAAAAAAGACGGTCAATTCAAGGTCAGGATGATGTTCATCCGATAAGAACCAACTAAATAGGCATCATCAAAATAAAATGAGCATCTCATCTCACCTCCCCTAATTGCAATGAAGCACCACAAATTGTTGAATCCCAACATGTCATCATTCAACTATTGCCGTGTTGGAGAACGATGATTTATATATTGAGAATTTTAAGAAACACAGATATTTATGGAAAGGTTATCTGAGATATTTGTAAATATTAAGTTTACAAGGTGAATATACATCATATATATAGGTTCCTAAGTTTTAGACAAAAGAGACCACTGCCGCCTttgttttgttcttatttttgtcCAATAACACAATTCGTTGGTTATCTTGTGCAGGCCGCTTTGCTTAATAGGCAACGCACCACATCCATGCAATTTCATAACCTCCAATGAAATTAAAGATTTTACCTTTTGGACAAAACAAATCTGAGTTGATGCAATTTCTTCTATATGCTTAACTAGAACTAGAACCTGCAGCACAAGATGTTTTTGTGTTGGTGTCTCTCAGTTGACTCCCTTCAGTTTCTGTTAAAAGCTGATCACTTGATCCCTGACCTGAACCATGCTCCAAATTACTTGGTGCAGTATTGCTATTGGTATTGCTATTACTTCTGTTACTGTCTCTAGTTTCCAGGCGTTCCATCATTCGTGACACGGTTGCAATCCCAGCATTAACTTCTCGTCTGACTTCAGATCCAATATCAGACATAGAAGTATTACGAGAGAACCATCTCTCCTTCCACCCTTTTGTGCTCTTGGAAATTGACTCCTTGTATCTGAAAGGAGGGTAGAAATTAAAGTTTGCAGTGCAACGGGAGAACTCCAATTATATTAACATGCTACATATAATGGTAGCTTTATCTTATACCTTGACGACACAGCATTTAATTTAGATTTCAGGGATTCTGAAAAGGACTGTAATTCCGATGGCCCCGCTCTATCCTGACTACTTGGAGAAGACTGGCTAGGAGATCTCCTGTTTTAAGTATCGGTTATGTGTTAAGAACATCTAAATCTAGAAATGCATGTAACTGAGAAATTAAAAAGCATTTAGtatgattttgaaattcaatatGAAGTGTTGCAGTTACCTATTGTTAGATGATCCCTGATGATCAATGGTGTGTACAGCAGACCCAGATCCTGAAGCAGAAACCTGTTCAGCTAGAACAGGAGGAACTGAAGTAAGCTGTGGTGATTCTTCTCCAGTTGCAGGAGCTGGAGAAAGAGTGGCAAAAGCAACTGCAGGTGTTTGTTCACCATCCCCCCTCTGGCTGtgagtaggagaagaagaagcagGAGCGACAGGAGGAGAATTGGGATGGGTCGACCATACCAAAAAATGAGGGCGACCTTGAGCTGATGACCTGTTTCTCTGGCCTTCCCTTCTTGCAATGTGACGTGCTCGGCCCATTGCAGCAGCAGCAGCCAAGTGTTGGATTATATGCTCCTCAAGATCAGCATCATTTGCTCCAACTGGCAACTGCATGAAGACATAACAATGACACAATGCATAAGATATGATAACAGATATGGTTGCAAATTAAAATAGGTAAACCACAGACATGTTGTAACTCAAAATCCCCCAGAGTTGGATGATGAAATATTGTGGCATTTCTAGGTGGATTTAACCTAAAGTTCCTCTCTCTTTCCACAGCCTCAAGAAGTTCCTGGCTGCAAAATCAAACCAGAATACATAAATATATCttcaaaagaaataataattcgAAACCAGTGACAAAAT
This region of Arachis hypogaea cultivar Tifrunner chromosome 8, arahy.Tifrunner.gnm2.J5K5, whole genome shotgun sequence genomic DNA includes:
- the LOC112706974 gene encoding E3 ubiquitin-protein ligase RHF2A, whose amino-acid sequence is MEGSPGIEDSSKSEAHLTSAAAFVEGGIQDACDDACSICLEAFCDSDPSTVTSCKHEFHFQCILEWCQRSSQCPMCWQPISLKDPSSQELLEAVERERNFRLNPPRNATIFHHPTLGDFELQHLPVGANDADLEEHIIQHLAAAAAMGRARHIARREGQRNRSSAQGRPHFLVWSTHPNSPPVAPASSSPTHSQRGDGEQTPAVAFATLSPAPATGEESPQLTSVPPVLAEQVSASGSGSAVHTIDHQGSSNNRRSPSQSSPSSQDRAGPSELQSFSESLKSKLNAVSSRYKESISKSTKGWKERWFSRNTSMSDIGSEVRREVNAGIATVSRMMERLETRDSNRSNSNTNSNTAPSNLEHGSGQGSSDQLLTETEGSQLRDTNTKTSCAAGSSSS